The nucleotide sequence GTTCCAGATGGAACAAGTAGTTCCATCTGGAACTACTTGTTTATCTTGTCCAAAAATTTTTCCAATATTTCTTCATAAGCCTTATAATAATCTTCATTTGGATTAAAATTATCTCTATAAAAAATAGCTTTCCTTAGATTATCTCTCTTAGGCACACTTCCTAAAAAATTTTCCTTATATTCATTTTCAATAAACTCCTTTAATTCTTTATCTATATTCTGTCTTTCTATTAAATTCGTTATTAAATAAAATGTTGATAAATCATTTCTAAATATATCTTTCAACCTATTAGTCATTAAATCTAAGCTTTCAATTGCCCATTGGTCTGTTGGTAGGGGTATAATAAGATAATCAGTAATTATCAAACTATTATTAAGCAAACTTCCTAGGGTAGGTGCTGTATCCATAATGATAAAGTTATATTTAACCTGTATATAGCTTAAAAATATTTTGAGTAGGCTTTCTTTTAAAGATATGCTTTCTTCGTTAAATTGGCTTAATGTTAAATGACTTGCTATAAAATCAATGTTTTCACTTATATTTATAATTGCATTTTCAATATCTAGTTCTTTTTTTAAAACTTTGTATATGTTTACTTTTTTTATGTCTATGCTTTTGCTTTTTATAAGTTTAATATAAAAACTTGTACTACTTGCTTGTGGATCCAAATCAATTAGTAATATTTTATACTTTTTACTTGAAAGAATATTACTAAATAATAAAGCTGTTGTACTTTTACCAACACCTCCTTTAATTGAAGCTACAGTTACTATTTTTGATTTTTTTCTATCCATTTTAATATTCCCTTGTCTTTATTATATTTTTTTCCATAGAACTGATAAACTTCTTTTTCCAAATTTAAAGTTCTGCTTAACAAGGAACTGTAAAAATTTTTTCCCTTATTTTTTATCCTTAATAATGTATATAAACTCCTTAAGTAGCAAAAAACACTTCCTTTTTTAAATCTGAATTCAATATAAAATCCTTTTTTTATTCTATTAGTTTTTTTTTCTCCATTTTCGTTATAGTTTATGATAAATGGTTTTGGTAACTTTGTAAATCCATAATAGATTCCCATAAATCTATCTCCTTCTTTCACATGAAATAAATGTAAGCTTTCATATTGGCTAGGATCAAATACATTCCTAAAACATAGCCAAAATTTCCCCTTATTTGGTCTTGCTTTAAAATTGTTTATCATGCTGTAAATCTTTGTATGATACATTCTCTTGAGTTCTTTTTCTTCTATTTTTTTAAAAAATTTTTTATTCTTTTTTTCTAATTCCGCCTTTCTTGTCATTAATTTTTCTTTTAGTTCACGTATTGTTTTCTCTTTTTTCATCACTTTGTCTTTATCCACATATCTTTAAGTTTATAATATTTTTTATTAGTTCATTTGCCTTTTTTATTTTATTTGGATTATCTATATAGTTCATTTTTTGATCCTGTACTTTAACTGTATTTTTGTATATTTCTTGTTTTTTCGTTTTATTTTCATCCTTAAACTTTCCAACTATAGTATTAAAGTCTGTTTTTTTATTTCTTTTTGACATAAACCATATTTTGTTTTTCTTTTTTTTAAGAGTATTCTTGAAAAATCTTAACACTGCTATTTCTTCATATTCTATTAATTCTTCCATAAAATCTTTTAGATTCCATAATGTGTTTTTGTAGTTTAATTTTGTTTCTACAATTTGTTTCATTTCATTTAGGTCTTTTTCTTTTATACCCTTGTGCTTACTTAAGATGATTTTTTCTAATATTTTTTCTCTATTCTTTTCTGTTTCAATAATAGAATTCTTATTTTTATTATCTAAAACTTTTTCTTTACTTAATAGATGTGAAAATACATGATGTGAAATTTTAAATTTTTGGTTTTGTTCTTTCAACTTTTCTCTTTTAGTAGCTTTATTTCT is from Borrelia sp. A-FGy1 and encodes:
- a CDS encoding ParA family protein — encoded protein: MDRKKSKIVTVASIKGGVGKSTTALLFSNILSSKKYKILLIDLDPQASSTSFYIKLIKSKSIDIKKVNIYKVLKKELDIENAIINISENIDFIASHLTLSQFNEESISLKESLLKIFLSYIQVKYNFIIMDTAPTLGSLLNNSLIITDYLIIPLPTDQWAIESLDLMTNRLKDIFRNDLSTFYLITNLIERQNIDKELKEFIENEYKENFLGSVPKRDNLRKAIFYRDNFNPNEDYYKAYEEILEKFLDKINK
- a CDS encoding DUF226 domain-containing protein, with the translated sequence MKKEKTIRELKEKLMTRKAELEKKNKKFFKKIEEKELKRMYHTKIYSMINNFKARPNKGKFWLCFRNVFDPSQYESLHLFHVKEGDRFMGIYYGFTKLPKPFIINYNENGEKKTNRIKKGFYIEFRFKKGSVFCYLRSLYTLLRIKNKGKNFYSSLLSRTLNLEKEVYQFYGKKYNKDKGILKWIEKNQK
- a CDS encoding plasmid maintenance protein, with product MKQNKISKMPFNKVVDRRLKVFWVIQKLRFNYFKNNREYSLKNVVIMINSILEKKGFKKVTKRTIQNDIKNFEKIGLLKTDFNPLGKNNGSFTHYIINKTLEKIANKAISKAYFIERKSKKAKERNKATKREKLKEQNQKFKISHHVFSHLLSKEKVLDNKNKNSIIETEKNREKILEKIILSKHKGIKEKDLNEMKQIVETKLNYKNTLWNLKDFMEELIEYEEIAVLRFFKNTLKKKKNKIWFMSKRNKKTDFNTIVGKFKDENKTKKQEIYKNTVKVQDQKMNYIDNPNKIKKANELIKNIINLKICG